TTCCATTTTGATTTCGACATTTATTGAAACAAAACATAATGCAATATATAAAGTTTACAATGTTTCAACCGAAGTTTCGCTTGGCCAAATCAGTGTCATACAAGCTTAGAAGCAATGCTTGGGTAGTAGAAGCAAAGATTGCTGCCCAACAACAAGATTTGTCCAAGAGCCTAAGTTGGAAGTAACTCACTTTTCctcaaaactatttttttttttttaaaataggataaatattTTGTTGTTGCCATTCAATTTTTTGTATGTTAAACATTGTAGCCTGATCTATGACTTCACGGAACCgaatttcattttctgttttcaaattattattttttaatttttctgcaAAAGAAAATGATTCCTTGCAacaaaattgttaaaaaaatggGGTTAATACTTAGTGTTTAGCGGTCAATTTTATTTATGTTGGACACTGTTGGACGATCTATAGCCTCACTAATGAAGCTTGCCAACATTTTCCAGGTTGTTGCAAGCCACGATGCCATGCGGATATGCATTGGCACCAAGGAGGGTGAGGCACACCACCCCTCCTCAAGGTAGCTCTTTAGCATTTTGCCCTTTTTCAGAAGTAGACATcaactaccccaaaaaaataatactgaCATACTTCGAATCACCACGAGGCTCTTCTTCCATACTGTCAACGTGAAGCCATGGTGCAACAGCATACTCCATGTCAAGGCCAAAGCGATCATTGAGCCACAATGTGCACAACCATGCATGCCTCCTCCAGTGCCATGGCCGTGCCAATAGATTGGCTGTGACAACAAGGAGCTTCCAAACTTAATGGTTGGGTTTCTGATACCCTTCTTTCTCAATTTCTGTTCccaattttcaatttatttttccaTATACATTGATTGATAATCCACACAACATGCCCTGTTTTCCATGTTCTTCATACTAGACCTATTGCACCATTCAATTCTTAAGTGATTTCTGAGATACTTCACACTTCACACACCTGTCAGCCCAAGCAGGAAGGTCATTCAACCAACCTTAAAGTCAATTTGATCACTCTTCTGAAAGTTATAAAATCTCTTATGTTGCCTCAaaagtttatttatttgattcCTGATTTTGTTATTTTACCGTTTCTATCCTTATTTCCTGCCATAATTCCATATTTGTACTATGTCCCATATCTGTATTGTTGTGCTTGGAATCCTACCTCTTGCAGATCTTATTCCCTTAGGGATCCTAATTTGGGTTTTAAGGATACCAATTTGCATTAACACATCATAGAGAAGAGTTTAAGTGCAACAGTTGCATTaagattctttttctttggggAAGGGGGGATGAAGGGGAATAAACCTTGTTCGATCCACTTCCTGATGTTATTTTTGTACCAGCACTGGCCTTCCTCTTTCGCTTTTTACCTTTCTGTGATTGCAATGGTAAGAAAGCAAAATCAGAAGATTATCAGAAGTAAACCTTAAACCCACTTAAATCAAAGGAAAGATGTAAAACCTCTTCCTTGTCTGCAAGTGAGACCTCTGTAGTGGCATGAGGAGATTCCAAAAATTCTAGTAACTTTGCTGATAGCTCTTCCTGAAAGTTCAGCTCAACCAGATAAACAAAATATTTTGCGATAATACACAGCAGAGGCCAGTAAGAAGATCAGCAATTGTTAACCAACCTTTCTTGTAGTGGCTTTGGAAACTGGAATGTCGAGCACATCACAGAAATCCAACAATTTTTCCTTGACAAATTTATCAagcttttcctttatttttgccCGCTGTTTTTCCTGCAGAAAAGTTTATGGCCAATGaatcaaggttcgaaaactcgggtctcggagccatctcagcccagcccaaaaccgagtcgagtcgagatctcggcaagtttttgtaattttttttttcgactcGAAAGCCCacctcggtgggttttagacctcttttgggtctgaaagttGGTATTCCGCCTATTTTagaccatttaaacacaatggtactatcagattttgcaaaaacaaagtccaaataggaatttcagttagtgggaaagcaggacagacacttatgctagaaatCAGGACAGACagacttatttatgcctaatagcatttaagtaaatgtttttgtatttcatttacttaagatattcataaataagcaaatacccccctatttgaatccaataaatatagttaaaaaatcaaattccaaaaggaaaaaaagtcaaccccccagttcaagaacaaaaactgaatttttggcggtaggtgcaattttcaactttctaatgctggggtttttctcaaatcaaaaaattccataaatcttaatatggtaaaacattgctaaaaaccaaaagtgcggtaaaatattcatttgttttgatgtctaaaaaactattttcattcagagcgattttgacaacattcgcgcaaaccgaattaagtttgaccggtacataactctttcaatataaatcagattttagcaatcttggacttgttggaaagctttgttaataagatttatggaatttttagatttgagaaaaaacccaacattagaaagttgaaaattgcacctatcgccgaaaatccagttttagctcttgaactagggggttgactttttttccttttggaattttattttttaactatttttattggattcaaataggggggtatttgcttatttatgaataatatcttaagtaaatgaaatacaaatacaaaaacatttacttaaatgatattaggcataaataagtgtctgtcttgttTGTCATGGCATAGATAGGTTGTcatggcatagataggtgtctgtacaccaagaatttccagcaagatctcgagatctggcactcatattgtacttttgtgactCAACCCCCATCTTGTCTCGGATTTTCAAAATACCAAgaaactcgacgagatctcgcgagttctcgaactatgcaaTGAataaagcagaaaaaaaaaagagcatcacTTCAACAATTTGAACATAAAAATATACATTGAATTTTCTTGTTTCATACTCAACCAATGTCCATTAATGAGTATTTATGTGATTGCAAAAGATTTTGACAagctaaaattaaataaatcattCGGAAAAAAATACCTCGTTTTGAAGCCATACATAGCCAGAAAACTGGCTTATATTTCTCTTCAAAAAGTGTACCTGCAAACCATGTATTTTTCACGACCTTTTGATATTATAGGTGCACTGAAAAACAAACAACCCAttgaatagaagaagaaaataaactaaaccGGTACCATAAAGAAAACCCCAAGGTCGAACAAACTAGATTTGAAAATGGATTTGGTCAATTGGTGTAGGAACCAAGAAGAAACACTTCACCTTGGCTTTCTTTCCAAAAAGGATTGTGTGAAGCATCTGCAGGTTTTCATCAGGTTTTCTCTTTGACAACTTGAAAGCCACTGAAACAGTTCAGAATATCATACTCATAAACAGGTCACTTTTCTGTAAGACTGTAACAAGAAAGATGAAATGGAATCCAATAAGACTAGCAGATGGTGGACGGTGCTAATAGCGATATTGTGTTTTAAGGATATGTAACTGTGCCTGGTCTTAAAGTGAATACTGAAGAGCAGTGGAAAATGATTAAACTActaaagtgaaaattttaagaCACAGAGAAAGTAGATTGGAACTACTAGCGATATTGTGTTTAACTACCATGAGCTGCAATTCCTTATTTAAATTCACTAACATATAGAGCATCATCTAACTggtaattttgttcaattttgttcttcaACATAATAAATACTAGGTACCTTTGAAATCTTTCTTCCGAAAGAACAGGGAAGTGTAGCTTATAAATCAAGGGACAGTGATCCATTAAGTACGAAATAATAACACGACTTTAATTTTACAAGTTAAATTCAGACATATCCAACACAAATTTGCTGCTTTCCATATCTCTATGTGCAGTGACATCAAACAGATGAGGAAAGTCCGCCAGCCAAGGATAACAAGTACTGGTCGCACCTAATAGCAGCATTATGCATCTGGGTCACAATTAACCTTTTCAGTTGAGCAATGGAAATTTCCTTGTTTCCACACAAGAAAGAAGTAACATATAGGTCGAAAGAACCAGGGATTGAACGAAAGAAAATGAAACTAGAAGCTAAAGAAACGTACCGTTGGGAATATCTTTAAGCTGAGTACCACGACCCTGAAACCGCATATGGTACGTTTCAGCAGAAAACTCAAAGCGGATTGAAAGTGATTCAATGAAACAGTATGAGAATTACAGCCGTACCTTCTCAATTGACAAGACTTTAGTCGCAGGGGCCTTTTCAGAAGACAATGCGGAGTATCGTTCAACGGATTTCCTCTCTCGCGCAGGTCTGTCGACTGGTATGACAGGTTCTGTAGAGCTCGAACTCCTCTTTCTTGGCTGCTTCGGAGTTGACTCTTCCTCAGATTTCTTCGACTCCCCATCAGCAGTAGCACCACCACCTTTCTTGTAGCTGCGCTTTCGACTTTCTTTGGCCTTCTCGCTTGGAACTCCTTTCTCCTCATCCTGTTTCCCTTCCTTCACAACTTCTTCCTCTATCAAATCCTTCTCCGCCGTGTCGGAAGTTCCTTTCTCTTCGTCTCCTTCTACGGTAGCTTCTTTCTCTTCTGCGGGCACTTCTTCATCGGGCTTTTTATCTTCTAGGGTTTCAGAAGCCATTGAAGCGAACAAACAGATTACCAGCTAAAAAAGAAACGAAACCCTAAGTTCGGAAACGGAAGAACCCTAGTAGAACCACTGGCGATATCTGCAACTGATCTGAGTGCTTCATATAGAATCTTGCCctggaaaatgaaaataaaacctGAGCGGTAGAGAGTATCGCTGGAGTTAAGGTGCGCACCCTTTTGGGATTTAAGACCCAAAAGAGTGTAGAACTGGAGACTGAAGACTGAAGAGAAAGGATTAAGCGAGCGTTCCGGAGTGTCGGAGCATAAAAGGTGGGCTGATGTAATTGTCTgaagtggatgagagaaaaaggATTCGATAATCCCAGATTTTTAACAAGAAATAAGGAAAGGGCGCGCTGAAACTGAAAAGATCTGTTTGAAATTTGACGTAAAATTCATTGCGTTCTCTGGACTCTGGTCTGGTGTCTCTCGTGTCTGGTCCCGTCTCAGCGACTCAGCCCCCCATGCCCTCCACTTCACTTCTCGTAAAAGGCTTGTcttagggctgcaacagagggttgggctgggccttttaaaaccctagcccaaccctgagtctccTTAGCTGGGCTCAGGCCTGGCCTGGACCGGCCCTAATTCAGGGCCAGATAAATCCAATCCTGACCTGTCCTCAGgatcgggccgggctgaccctgattggccctgactgTGAGAGGTAAAGGAGACTGCATACAAGTCTATGTATCCACTCAATTCAAATCTCATTGACCATGCTACAAGGCATAAACAAGTTACTATGAAGAGAAAGCTCCTTCTTCCATGGTCGTGAAGGAACCTTTTACCCATAACACAATTATTAAGGGAGAgcgttctctgagcaagcagcatAGGGAAGTGTAGCAATGAGTTGAGACAAAATGGTATTAACCATAGGAGGGCAAccaggtcatttcatgtgaggaggataGAAACAGAAATAGATGTGCTAGCATGCATTGCCCAAGCCACTcgtacatgttttttttttttttttttgatgagtaATCCAAAAaccatatatataaaaagaaacgATCAAAGAGTTCCACAGAAAGGAACAGTTGAGTCCTTCTCCAACCAGTGATGAAAAGCTATATTCCTAAAATTGTTTGTAAGTGTGGCTATGTGCAAAAAAAGAGGTAACGACATCCAAGAGATTTGAGCGTCATCTGGTTTGGTGAACCAAGAGGTTAACTCCCTATCCAGTAACCAGACATGACGGACAACGATCCCTTCCTGCACTGACCTTTGCCATCCATTCAAAAAGCCAACTATAGCTGCTGCTGTTGTGTCCTGGATATTGAGGCAACCTGCATCTGTGACAAAAATCTTGCCATCTATCAAAATGTTAAAAGTCCACTTGGCTAAATTTAGTTCAGGTTCAAGGGTGCCTGCAACCATTAAACCAGTAAGGTGTGGCACAGCGTTAGTAAGATTATGTAAATTCAAATCAAGCAAACTAGAATTGTTAGATAATGTAGGACATCAATTTATAACCGGGAGCCCAACCCTTAGATCCTTAGCCCACTTAAGTACATTCTTGATAACAAACATTGGGTCAGCCTTAGCTCCCTGCATTAACACCATGTTCCGTacataccaaataaaataacacgtaataatgaaaatagaaa
The nucleotide sequence above comes from Telopea speciosissima isolate NSW1024214 ecotype Mountain lineage chromosome 3, Tspe_v1, whole genome shotgun sequence. Encoded proteins:
- the LOC122655679 gene encoding eukaryotic translation initiation factor 5B-like isoform X2 gives rise to the protein MASETLEDKKPDEEVPAEEKEATVEGDEEKGTSDTAEKDLIEEEVVKEGKQDEEKGVPSEKAKESRKRSYKKGGGATADGESKKSEEESTPKQPRKRSSSSTEPVIPVDRPARERKSVERYSALSSEKAPATKVLSIEKGRGTQLKDIPNVAFKLSKRKPDENLQMLHTILFGKKAKVHFLKRNISQFSGYVWLQNEEKQRAKIKEKLDKFVKEKLLDFCDVLDIPVSKATTRKEELSAKLLEFLESPHATTEVSLADKEQSQKGKKRKRKASAGTKITSGSGSNKKRKQSPEATKKQKRISKVEEKIEDEDEPGSASTRGDSDKSDDSDRLQKEESDEGASESEEDKTIEQMESVKGSNKIMKGSEAKTKAKATPVRKGTPTKSVKTPAKSTTGSSPSTLKKGVADDDRGSASPSKSKASGMNKQTEDDKRRAKHSSTSLKGKSTSKKQPSKSGAKVSVSEQGKGKSSKKAKAEPSREEMHAVVTDIVKEVDFNTATLSDIIRQLGTHFGMDLMHRKAEVKSIIEEVINNMTDEEDDEDDDNTEQAEGEADKAGEDNDE
- the LOC122655679 gene encoding eukaryotic translation initiation factor 5B-like isoform X1; this translates as MASETLEDKKPDEEVPAEEKEATVEGDEEKGTSDTAEKDLIEEEVVKEGKQDEEKGVPSEKAKESRKRSYKKGGGATADGESKKSEEESTPKQPRKRSSSSTEPVIPVDRPARERKSVERYSALSSEKAPATKVLSIEKGRGTQLKDIPNVAFKLSKRKPDENLQMLHTILFGKKAKVHFLKRNISQFSGYVWLQNEEKQRAKIKEKLDKFVKEKLLDFCDVLDIPVSKATTRKEELSAKLLEFLESPHATTEVSLADKEQSQKGKKRKRKASAGTKITSGSGSNKKRKQSPEATKKQKRISKVEEKIEDEDEPGSASTRGDSDKSDDSDRLQKEESDEGASESEEDKTIEQMESVKGSNKIMKGSEAKTKAKATPVRKGTPTKSVKTPAKSTTGSSPSTLKKGVADDDRGSASPSKSKASGMNKQTEDDKRRAKHSSTSLKGKSTSKKQPSKSGAKVSVSEQVVLAVGKGKSSKKAKAEPSREEMHAVVTDIVKEVDFNTATLSDIIRQLGTHFGMDLMHRKAEVKSIIEEVINNMTDEEDDEDDDNTEQAEGEADKAGEDNDE
- the LOC122655679 gene encoding eukaryotic translation initiation factor 5B-like isoform X3 yields the protein MASETLEDKKPDEEVPAEEKEATVEGDEEKGTSDTAEKDLIEEEVVKEGKQDEEKGVPSEKAKESRKRSYKKGGGATADGESKKSEEESTPKQPRKRSSSSTEPVIPVDRPARERKSVERYSALSSEKAPATKVLSIEKGRGTQLKDIPNVAFKLSKRKPDENLQMLHTILFGKKAKVHFLKRNISQFSGYVWLQNEEKQRAKIKEKLDKFVKEKLLDFCDVLDIPVSKATTRKEELSAKLLEFLESPHATTEVSLADKEQSQKGKKRKRKASAGTKITSGSGSNKKRKQSPEATKKQKRISKVEEKIEDEDEPGSASTRGDSDKSDDSDRLQKEESDEGASESEEDKTIEQMESVKGSNKIMKGSEAKTKAKATPVRKGTPTKSVKTPAKSTTGSSPSTLKKGVADDDRGSASPSKSKASGMNKQTEDDKRRAKHSSTSLKGKSTSKKQPSKSGAKVSVSEQGGKSSKKAKAEPSREEMHAVVTDIVKEVDFNTATLSDIIRQLGTHFGMDLMHRKAEVKSIIEEVINNMTDEEDDEDDDNTEQAEGEADKAGEDNDE